A DNA window from Kitasatospora viridis contains the following coding sequences:
- a CDS encoding hemagglutinin protein: protein MTGPTFTRVPGTRLYRADQAPEEAAFYASAGAALGDRPTLDETWRDDGGAYVFLGTAEPPDFPAALASWVAARGAKGPPRFLWVADPALEPARWLTEELTVRAAPGGWAVNTTGFELTVYQLQLNDGTLIAPAQSATGWGFALADPADRPGATLYTPASRYPARPGSTLLSLDPGHTGAWQFVIDVPAGRDAFAGLGADLRFFTPGPDGSVNPLRFAVLRQPADAALEFHARIDPLRPLDGERTALGFFPPAAEGQTPAGEAPALPSGYATVLGHGVALRPLAALPGTAHPARLVFGLAPYLSQETGSAVYYLVPDGPFAVETAVAGSRVICGTSGLEYLGLPAAGGTISFLAGQPAFAPLGPDRTGGDSLTDHGTTAWVRIEPAEPASTVTYYSQPEDAPLYAAGAAAAAGAAAAAAAVGAASAVAGVDLLGYREVPAAAASRTPFPMAPFHGLAGQAVADAVAIEQLAIAPTRRAVLLPAAGGGQRADAPETVAVTPQGLAVGLSPDADWNWLGIGHNGAPAAVPDLRFTTVDGPFRQAMQTNNLFLVLGDPVEFNRHGSVGYRLTAAALGIIASIPEDRGGVPAAVLAAVEQHMRGIGYDTRDAFVAALRAASRGITEDQQRVFLRYAGLLTPVAGGWPFRLSPDNWRADTHLIVKFVLGRSISELVGDVSTWAWPRAAARSGDPADAQRAIGAVIAAARKAVAEHPQRGGPYAPFLAVVDDPDWTGVLALSADVPLDQLPAELQVLAAGIDPARFVAHHVGLSLTPYRLTGGHLVFDRSALFGLIDYQNPEDQYFSEDTAFAFRVLQLTVGLRNSVVTTFTSRAELLVNRLFGAPTRLQPTEHGNNIVLDGALQRQQVPGDPARHDTYVFSMAGQNTFELGGSVLLGVELLSTQLVTARAADPAAGRASVDALFQLAGNLRFYEPDGFDPFCWGADAAGADGHLRFGGLAVAMGFELGDPAGTTRFALKDGNLSFDAANSKARENSLVERFPIRLNGLLAMPDPALAAGPAPLPQTPADLGYVTVTSPLQQSVLAQPWYGLDYTVDLGSLGALAGSKALALQVLVAWSPGAAGGDPVVYLGVRLPGANGVLGVNLPLQGVVTMGFRSVEFLTARPDGQPRSYTLRLRDFALRMLGLAFPPGNNDVVLFGNPDQGSASKVGWYLAYLAAADRKTPQPLPAAPGDGSRE from the coding sequence ATGACCGGGCCCACCTTCACCCGGGTCCCCGGGACCCGGCTCTACCGGGCGGACCAGGCGCCGGAGGAGGCCGCGTTCTACGCCTCCGCCGGCGCGGCGCTCGGCGACCGGCCCACCCTCGACGAGACCTGGCGGGACGACGGCGGCGCCTACGTCTTCCTCGGGACCGCCGAGCCACCGGACTTCCCGGCGGCGCTGGCTTCCTGGGTGGCCGCACGCGGGGCGAAGGGCCCGCCGCGCTTCCTCTGGGTGGCCGACCCGGCCCTGGAACCGGCCCGCTGGCTCACCGAGGAGCTGACCGTGCGGGCGGCCCCCGGCGGGTGGGCGGTGAACACGACCGGCTTCGAACTGACGGTCTACCAGCTCCAGCTGAACGACGGGACGTTGATCGCCCCGGCGCAGTCGGCGACCGGCTGGGGCTTCGCCCTCGCCGACCCGGCCGACCGGCCCGGCGCCACGCTCTACACCCCGGCGAGCCGCTACCCCGCCCGCCCCGGCAGCACGCTGCTCAGCCTCGACCCCGGGCACACCGGCGCCTGGCAGTTCGTCATCGACGTGCCGGCCGGGCGCGACGCCTTCGCGGGGCTCGGCGCCGACCTGCGCTTCTTCACCCCCGGGCCGGACGGCTCGGTCAACCCGCTGCGGTTCGCCGTGCTGCGCCAACCCGCCGACGCTGCACTGGAGTTCCACGCCCGGATCGACCCGCTGCGCCCGCTCGACGGCGAGCGCACCGCGCTCGGCTTCTTCCCACCCGCCGCCGAGGGGCAGACGCCGGCGGGGGAGGCGCCGGCGCTGCCGTCCGGCTACGCCACCGTGCTCGGCCACGGGGTGGCGCTGCGCCCGCTGGCCGCGCTGCCGGGCACCGCGCACCCGGCCCGCCTGGTCTTCGGCCTCGCGCCCTACCTCAGCCAGGAGACCGGCAGCGCCGTCTACTACCTGGTCCCGGACGGGCCGTTCGCCGTCGAGACGGCGGTCGCGGGCTCGCGGGTGATCTGCGGCACCTCCGGCCTGGAGTACCTCGGACTGCCGGCGGCCGGCGGCACCATCTCCTTCCTGGCCGGCCAGCCCGCCTTCGCCCCGCTCGGCCCGGACCGCACCGGCGGCGACTCGCTCACCGACCACGGGACCACCGCCTGGGTGCGGATCGAACCGGCCGAGCCGGCCAGCACGGTCACCTACTACAGCCAGCCCGAGGACGCGCCGCTCTACGCCGCCGGAGCCGCAGCCGCAGCCGGAGCCGCAGCAGCCGCAGCCGCAGTCGGAGCCGCGAGCGCCGTCGCCGGCGTCGACCTGCTCGGCTACCGCGAGGTGCCGGCCGCCGCCGCGAGCCGCACCCCCTTCCCGATGGCCCCGTTCCACGGCCTCGCCGGGCAGGCGGTGGCGGACGCGGTGGCGATCGAGCAGCTGGCGATCGCGCCCACCCGGCGGGCCGTGCTGCTGCCCGCCGCGGGCGGCGGGCAGCGCGCCGACGCCCCGGAGACGGTGGCCGTGACCCCGCAGGGCCTGGCGGTCGGGCTCTCCCCGGACGCCGACTGGAACTGGCTCGGCATCGGCCACAACGGCGCCCCGGCGGCCGTGCCCGACCTGCGGTTCACCACCGTCGACGGGCCGTTCCGGCAGGCGATGCAGACCAACAACCTGTTCCTGGTGCTGGGCGACCCGGTGGAGTTCAACCGCCACGGCTCCGTCGGCTACCGGCTGACCGCGGCGGCCCTGGGCATCATCGCGAGCATCCCCGAGGACCGCGGCGGCGTGCCGGCCGCCGTGCTGGCGGCCGTCGAGCAGCACATGCGGGGGATCGGGTACGACACCCGGGACGCGTTCGTCGCCGCGCTGCGGGCCGCCTCGCGCGGGATCACCGAGGACCAGCAGCGGGTCTTCCTGCGCTACGCCGGCCTGCTCACGCCGGTGGCCGGCGGCTGGCCGTTCCGCCTCTCCCCGGACAACTGGCGGGCCGACACCCACCTGATCGTCAAGTTCGTGCTCGGCCGCAGCATCTCGGAGCTGGTCGGCGACGTCTCCACCTGGGCCTGGCCGCGCGCGGCCGCCCGCAGCGGGGACCCGGCCGACGCCCAGCGGGCCATCGGGGCCGTGATCGCCGCCGCCCGCAAGGCGGTGGCGGAGCACCCGCAGCGCGGCGGGCCCTACGCGCCGTTCCTCGCGGTGGTGGACGACCCGGACTGGACCGGCGTGCTCGCGCTGTCGGCGGACGTCCCGCTGGACCAGCTCCCGGCCGAGCTCCAGGTGCTGGCGGCCGGCATCGACCCGGCCCGGTTCGTCGCGCACCACGTCGGACTCTCGCTCACGCCGTACCGCCTGACGGGTGGTCACCTGGTCTTCGACCGCTCGGCGCTGTTCGGGCTGATCGACTACCAGAACCCCGAGGACCAGTACTTCAGCGAGGACACCGCCTTCGCCTTCCGGGTGCTGCAACTCACCGTCGGCCTGCGCAACTCGGTGGTCACCACCTTCACCAGCCGGGCCGAGCTGCTGGTGAACCGGCTGTTCGGCGCGCCGACCCGGCTGCAGCCGACCGAGCACGGGAACAACATCGTCCTGGACGGTGCCCTGCAGCGCCAGCAGGTGCCCGGCGACCCCGCCCGGCACGACACCTACGTGTTCTCGATGGCCGGGCAGAACACCTTCGAGCTCGGCGGATCCGTCCTGCTCGGCGTCGAACTGCTCTCCACCCAACTGGTCACCGCCAGGGCCGCCGACCCGGCCGCCGGCCGCGCGAGCGTCGACGCGCTCTTCCAACTCGCGGGCAACCTGCGGTTCTACGAGCCGGACGGCTTCGACCCGTTCTGCTGGGGCGCCGACGCCGCCGGGGCGGACGGCCACCTGCGCTTCGGCGGCCTCGCCGTCGCGATGGGCTTCGAACTCGGCGACCCCGCCGGGACCACCCGGTTCGCCCTGAAGGACGGCAACCTCTCCTTCGACGCGGCCAACAGCAAGGCGCGGGAGAACTCGCTGGTCGAGCGGTTCCCGATCCGGCTGAACGGGCTGCTGGCGATGCCGGACCCGGCCCTGGCGGCGGGCCCGGCGCCGCTGCCGCAGACGCCCGCCGACCTCGGCTACGTGACGGTCACCTCGCCGCTCCAGCAGTCGGTGCTCGCCCAGCCCTGGTACGGGCTGGACTACACCGTGGACCTCGGTTCGCTGGGCGCGCTGGCCGGCAGCAAGGCGCTGGCCCTCCAAGTCCTGGTGGCCTGGAGCCCGGGCGCGGCCGGCGGCGACCCGGTGGTCTACCTGGGCGTCAGACTCCCGGGCGCCAACGGGGTGTTGGGCGTCAACCTGCCGCTGCAAGGGGTGGTGACCATGGGTTTCCGGTCGGTGGAGTTCCTGACCGCGCGGCCGGACGGGCAGCCGCGCAGCTACACGCTGCGGCTGCGGGACTTCGCGCTGCGGATGCTCGGCCTGGCCTTCCCACCGGGCAACAACGACGTGGTGTTGTTCGGCAACCCCGACCAGGGCAGTGCCTCCAAGGTCGGCTGGTACCTCGCCTACCTCGCGGCGGCCGACCGCAAGACCCCGCAGCCCCTGCCGGCGGCGCCGGGCGACGGGAGCCGGGAATGA